A window from Mogibacterium neglectum encodes these proteins:
- a CDS encoding 6-bladed beta-propeller, producing the protein MKRKYAAILIIVVVVGTGSFLWNHFINPDPVSAELKQMVTDSASSTFSVKKWEEADRYSKKAIKFKEKDELMSSGNEFAVTGVKLKAPYGIACFPEGILLADHGESCLYLIDYSGNLVRKIGELGNGPNQFQKPTGCTYHNGYYYVIDSGNKRIVILDRQFNYTKELKLPKSEREPEKEFTDIAINDKGDIYISGSYLYDSGLYRYNLGKEKFENVQKYFYGSLKEFDGEVYAVDQFRIYVDFEKKEITGGAGPNALWRLDGRNIKKLSNLPAGLNAGSFELLRDNLIICSPFHSAVMVFNMKNGKYMSNIYEVDKMDYKTYASIYGSDLYITEPEKGKILKISLEKLQ; encoded by the coding sequence ATGAAGCGAAAATATGCAGCCATTTTAATTATTGTTGTAGTTGTTGGAACTGGGAGTTTTTTATGGAACCATTTTATCAACCCTGATCCAGTTAGTGCGGAACTAAAACAAATGGTAACGGATTCAGCATCGAGTACATTCTCTGTAAAAAAATGGGAAGAAGCTGATAGATATTCAAAAAAAGCAATTAAATTCAAAGAGAAAGATGAGCTTATGTCGTCTGGTAATGAATTTGCTGTAACTGGAGTAAAATTGAAAGCTCCGTATGGAATTGCTTGTTTTCCTGAAGGAATATTGCTAGCTGACCATGGTGAAAGCTGCCTCTATCTAATCGATTATTCTGGTAATCTAGTAAGAAAAATTGGTGAACTTGGAAATGGACCAAATCAATTTCAAAAACCTACTGGATGCACATATCATAATGGATATTACTATGTGATTGATTCAGGTAATAAACGAATAGTTATTCTTGACCGTCAATTTAACTATACAAAAGAGCTGAAATTACCAAAAAGCGAAAGAGAGCCAGAGAAAGAGTTTACGGATATAGCAATTAATGACAAAGGTGATATATATATATCCGGTAGTTATTTATACGACTCAGGTCTATATAGGTATAATTTGGGAAAAGAGAAATTTGAAAATGTACAAAAGTATTTTTATGGGAGCTTAAAAGAGTTCGATGGAGAAGTGTATGCGGTAGACCAGTTCAGGATATATGTTGATTTCGAAAAAAAAGAGATTACAGGCGGAGCAGGACCTAATGCTCTTTGGAGACTTGATGGAAGAAATATAAAAAAGCTCTCTAATTTACCTGCTGGTCTGAATGCGGGAAGTTTCGAATTATTAAGGGATAATCTCATAATTTGCAGTCCTTTTCATTCGGCAGTGATGGTATTTAATATGAAAAATGGAAAATATATGAGCAATATATATGAAGTTGATAAAATGGATTATAAAACATATGCTTCAATATATGGCAGTGATTTGTATATTACAGAACCTGAAAAAGGCAAAATCTTAAAAATATCATTGGAGAAGCTGCAATGA
- a CDS encoding FtsX-like permease family protein — protein MLGDVMHRIIKERKIYILIIFELLICFTVTTYGLDHYFSGRKALGKMDADLGEYYLQLKIYTNGKNVDGIGFAPTNQEIAELREVSHGTMMFSAYTNETGFQGETPIEYNNIFCSGLGLRGNEVYASSTLIHKLSKCDVLSDDISFKEGSLIYHGREYKVRRMPRQIRNRKIIVDEHGKYIKLSSGIIFPLDNSQAYSDYRDSKNDNYISTNISFNKDVLAEDGKVLNGVFKKLASIDGGKHTFILQNTRKEGQRLNQYIGLIPSYLGKMGLVMLLIVSLGIFGNLKNILRRRKKEIAIRMALGEQIPCMLNAFVVEFSIVFSVGTLLGVMLGEVLRNIYAFDAMFTIGFSYWTLIISLAWVLIIIAISILTVFMKIKGNLPSVILTEQE, from the coding sequence ATGCTAGGCGATGTTATGCATAGAATCATAAAAGAGCGAAAAATCTACATTTTGATAATATTTGAGCTACTAATATGCTTCACGGTTACAACTTATGGCTTAGACCATTATTTTTCAGGTCGCAAAGCACTTGGTAAGATGGATGCTGATTTAGGTGAATACTATTTACAGCTTAAAATATATACGAATGGAAAAAATGTTGATGGTATTGGATTTGCACCAACAAATCAGGAGATTGCAGAACTGCGTGAGGTATCGCATGGAACGATGATGTTCTCTGCATATACAAATGAGACGGGATTTCAAGGTGAAACTCCGATAGAATATAACAATATTTTTTGTTCAGGGCTAGGATTAAGAGGAAATGAAGTATATGCATCAAGCACACTAATACATAAGCTTAGTAAGTGCGATGTGCTTTCAGATGATATTTCTTTTAAAGAAGGGTCTTTGATATATCATGGACGAGAGTACAAAGTGCGACGTATGCCAAGGCAAATCAGAAACCGCAAAATTATTGTGGATGAACATGGTAAATATATTAAGCTATCGTCTGGCATAATATTTCCGCTAGATAATTCTCAGGCATATTCTGATTACAGAGATTCAAAAAATGACAATTACATTAGTACAAATATATCTTTTAATAAAGATGTTTTGGCAGAGGATGGTAAAGTGCTTAATGGAGTATTTAAGAAACTCGCCTCCATTGACGGCGGCAAGCATACATTTATCCTTCAAAACACTCGCAAGGAAGGACAACGTCTAAATCAATATATAGGACTTATTCCTTCTTATCTAGGGAAAATGGGACTTGTAATGTTGCTGATTGTCAGCCTGGGGATATTTGGAAATCTAAAGAATATACTTAGACGTCGCAAGAAAGAAATCGCAATCAGGATGGCATTAGGCGAACAAATACCTTGTATGTTAAATGCATTTGTTGTCGAGTTTTCAATTGTATTTTCAGTAGGGACACTGCTTGGGGTAATGCTCGGAGAAGTGCTAAGAAATATATATGCGTTTGATGCAATGTTTACGATTGGGTTCTCTTATTGGACTTTAATTATATCTTTAGCGTGGGTTCTCATAATTATTGCAATAAGCATTTTGACTGTTTTTATGAAAATAAAAGGTAATTTACCTAGTGTTATTTTAACGGAGCAAGAATAG
- the hydF gene encoding [FeFe] hydrogenase H-cluster maturation GTPase HydF, whose amino-acid sequence MGLNDTPSGNRYTIGLFGPRNVGKSSLVNKLLGQDLVLTSDVAGTTTDPVSKSMELLPIGPVLFVDTAGLDDEGELGLKRVDKSYETLRKCDLALFVLDASRQSGKFSAMAGQFLRESRKRNMPTIVVVNKCESIEGHVSYRECFDIPADVPIVCTDALSGSGIEDLKQAIIRCAKQADSPIGLTDGIVNKGDVVLLVTPIDSAAPKGRLILPQQQVIRDILDKGAMALVVKETEVKAAITALGKAPDIVITDSQAFKSVANDIPSDMPLTSFSIIFARQKGDLAQQLQGARALDALEAGDRILISEGCTHHRQCNDIGTVKIPKLVRKIQPDVEFDWTSGGEYPRDLSSYKLIIHCGACMLNRREMQYRLGEADTQGIPIANYGMVIAYCNGILERAIRPF is encoded by the coding sequence ATGGGATTAAATGATACTCCTTCGGGAAATAGATATACAATCGGATTATTCGGACCGAGAAATGTCGGCAAATCTTCGCTCGTAAATAAGCTTCTCGGGCAGGATTTAGTGCTTACCTCGGACGTTGCAGGTACTACGACAGACCCCGTCTCTAAAAGTATGGAACTCCTACCTATAGGACCAGTCTTGTTCGTAGATACTGCAGGACTCGACGATGAAGGCGAGCTCGGTCTGAAGCGTGTAGATAAGTCATATGAAACCCTCAGAAAGTGTGACCTGGCGCTGTTTGTGCTCGATGCGAGCAGGCAAAGCGGTAAATTCTCAGCGATGGCAGGACAATTCCTTAGAGAGTCTCGCAAGAGAAATATGCCTACTATAGTCGTGGTCAATAAATGCGAGAGTATAGAAGGTCATGTTTCATACAGAGAGTGCTTTGACATCCCTGCCGACGTCCCTATCGTCTGTACGGATGCACTCAGCGGTTCAGGCATCGAAGACCTTAAGCAGGCTATTATAAGATGTGCAAAGCAGGCTGACTCTCCTATCGGTTTAACGGATGGAATCGTCAATAAGGGTGATGTCGTTCTACTCGTCACTCCGATTGATTCTGCTGCACCTAAGGGAAGATTGATTCTACCTCAGCAGCAAGTCATTCGAGATATCCTGGATAAGGGGGCAATGGCTCTTGTGGTCAAAGAGACAGAAGTCAAGGCTGCTATTACTGCTCTCGGCAAGGCTCCAGATATCGTAATCACCGACTCACAGGCGTTTAAGTCAGTGGCAAACGACATACCATCTGATATGCCACTTACGTCTTTTTCTATTATATTTGCAAGACAGAAGGGCGACCTAGCGCAGCAGCTTCAAGGCGCACGTGCACTTGATGCACTCGAGGCAGGTGATAGAATTCTCATCAGCGAAGGCTGTACTCACCACCGCCAGTGTAACGATATCGGCACCGTCAAGATACCTAAGCTAGTTCGTAAGATTCAGCCAGATGTAGAATTCGACTGGACTTCAGGTGGCGAATACCCACGTGACCTCAGCAGTTATAAGCTCATAATTCACTGTGGTGCTTGCATGCTGAACAGGCGCGAGATGCAGTATAGACTCGGCGAGGCGGACACGCAGGGCATCCCAATCGCGAACTACGGAATGGTAATTGCATACTGCAACGGAATACTTGAGAGGGCGATTCGCCCGTTTTGA
- a CDS encoding FtsX-like permease family protein, whose amino-acid sequence MKNTNNKSKKMTHIILIICVYFSLITPAYCFSSARSFYLQYKMETKNVKALNAELICNSRFLTDAEINKVNKLQDGKAWNVKVSIDDTLPYSSGLPVSVIGMRNYNSLNENIIKGHSLRSDKSGKKLTCIISQKLAEQLRKNTGDTINIRGTNITISGIYSSITNDQSIKMSYGTMRQIYDGCYYQHNFTGDKSSLKDVQRSLEGMDENVMIFETENKLSERNQAKNFILEMIGTRMFAGTFAVAAGVINIFILMVSEIEERKSRYALMLAVGARRRHVFIDLVNRYLFDIIAAAILMITSFKRVSTVFNLSDEIYFDYPAIIAVFIASVALLVMVSALGVKYIEKKPLQILLKEGGNGC is encoded by the coding sequence ATGAAAAACACGAACAACAAAAGTAAAAAAATGACACATATAATTTTGATTATATGTGTCTATTTTTCTTTAATAACTCCTGCATATTGTTTTTCTAGTGCTAGAAGTTTTTATTTACAGTATAAAATGGAGACTAAGAATGTTAAGGCTTTAAATGCTGAACTTATATGTAATTCAAGGTTTCTTACTGATGCAGAAATTAATAAAGTAAATAAATTGCAAGATGGCAAAGCTTGGAATGTTAAAGTATCAATCGATGACACCTTGCCTTATAGTAGTGGATTACCAGTTTCAGTAATTGGAATGAGAAATTACAATTCTTTAAATGAAAACATCATAAAGGGGCACTCTCTACGTAGTGATAAAAGTGGAAAAAAGCTTACGTGTATTATTTCTCAAAAGTTGGCAGAACAATTACGAAAAAATACGGGAGATACAATTAATATCAGGGGAACAAATATCACAATATCAGGCATTTATTCCTCAATCACAAATGATCAATCTATTAAAATGAGCTATGGCACAATGCGACAGATTTATGATGGATGTTATTATCAACATAACTTCACTGGTGATAAATCCTCCTTGAAGGACGTGCAGAGATCCCTTGAAGGGATGGATGAGAATGTAATGATTTTTGAAACAGAGAACAAGCTTAGTGAAAGAAATCAAGCGAAGAATTTTATACTCGAGATGATTGGGACAAGGATGTTTGCAGGCACATTCGCAGTTGCAGCAGGCGTTATCAATATATTTATTCTGATGGTAAGTGAAATAGAGGAAAGAAAAAGCCGATATGCGCTAATGTTAGCAGTAGGAGCGAGAAGAAGACACGTATTTATTGATTTAGTTAATAGATATCTATTTGACATAATAGCTGCCGCTATTCTCATGATTACTTCATTTAAGAGGGTAAGCACAGTGTTCAATCTATCGGATGAGATTTACTTTGACTATCCAGCTATAATAGCTGTATTTATAGCATCAGTAGCTCTTCTCGTTATGGTGTCAGCATTAGGCGTAAAGTATATAGAGAAGAAGCCTCTTCAAATACTATTGAAAGAAGGTGGAAACGGATGCTAG
- a CDS encoding 3'-5' exoribonuclease YhaM family protein, with the protein MKNVNVIDIKPNTNITDFFMIKATSIKVGSNGKEYQDVMLTDATGDLSAKKWDVDENNIEFLKSLKVGDLVKVRGSVTDWKGQTQLRINQIRLATEEDKLDMSDFVKSAPEKPIDMYEYIIGEINAMQDEDFKKLCLHLYEGNKEKLMYYPAAMSNHHAEYGGLLYHIKRMMMSANKLCEVYTNLSRDLLVAGVAIHDIEKLNEILSDKNGISPGYSFKGQMLGHIVQGITLVNDLCKELGINEEKAVLLEHMILSHHYEPEFGSPKKPLFPEAEMLHYLDIVDARMFDMEEGLKGVSDGEFGDRVWPLDNRRLYKRTF; encoded by the coding sequence ATGAAAAATGTGAACGTAATAGATATAAAACCGAACACCAACATCACCGACTTCTTTATGATTAAAGCCACTTCGATTAAGGTCGGCTCGAACGGTAAGGAGTATCAGGATGTGATGCTGACCGATGCGACAGGAGACCTGTCTGCCAAGAAATGGGACGTAGATGAGAATAACATCGAATTTTTGAAGTCACTTAAGGTCGGCGACCTTGTTAAGGTGAGGGGGTCTGTGACTGATTGGAAGGGACAGACTCAGCTGCGCATCAATCAGATTAGGCTTGCAACTGAAGAGGATAAGCTAGATATGAGTGATTTTGTGAAGTCAGCGCCTGAAAAGCCGATAGATATGTACGAATACATTATCGGCGAGATCAACGCTATGCAGGATGAAGATTTCAAGAAGCTATGTCTGCATCTATATGAGGGCAATAAAGAGAAACTCATGTACTATCCTGCGGCGATGTCCAACCATCATGCTGAGTACGGCGGTCTGCTCTATCACATCAAGCGCATGATGATGAGTGCTAACAAGCTGTGCGAGGTATATACGAATCTATCCAGAGATCTTCTGGTTGCTGGCGTTGCGATTCACGATATTGAGAAGCTTAATGAGATTCTGTCGGACAAGAACGGCATATCGCCAGGCTATTCGTTCAAGGGACAGATGCTCGGACATATCGTACAGGGAATTACTCTTGTAAATGACCTTTGCAAGGAACTCGGTATCAACGAAGAAAAGGCGGTACTGCTCGAACACATGATACTATCTCATCACTACGAGCCCGAGTTTGGAAGCCCTAAGAAGCCACTGTTCCCGGAGGCAGAAATGCTGCATTACCTGGACATTGTCGATGCGAGGATGTTCGATATGGAGGAAGGGCTCAAGGGAGTTTCAGACGGTGAGTTCGGTGACCGTGTGTGGCCGCTAGATAATAGAAGGCTGTATAAGCGTACTTTCTAG
- a CDS encoding YerC/YecD family TrpR-related protein, with the protein MNKVESRWLQNFVDAILSLETEEECIKFFEDICTIKEFQDLAHRLEVARLLTDGKVFNEISKLTGASSATITRVNKCLMYGEGGYKTVLDKNNNFEENGYTEEQ; encoded by the coding sequence ATGAATAAAGTTGAATCAAGATGGCTACAGAACTTTGTTGACGCGATTCTGTCGCTAGAGACTGAGGAGGAATGCATAAAGTTCTTCGAGGACATTTGTACGATTAAAGAATTTCAGGACTTAGCGCACAGACTCGAGGTAGCTAGACTTCTTACAGATGGCAAAGTTTTTAATGAAATCAGCAAGTTAACTGGTGCAAGCTCCGCTACGATTACGAGGGTCAACAAATGCCTTATGTACGGAGAGGGCGGGTACAAAACTGTGCTGGATAAAAATAATAATTTTGAAGAAAACGGATATACAGAAGAACAGTAA
- a CDS encoding ATP-dependent RecD-like DNA helicase — protein MAMTETKIGKITQVIYNNESNGFAICLFETEDEQFKISGMFHAINPEITYKLEGSFKIHPRYGEQFNVSAYVEQLPDDTEGIRVFLASGAIRGIGPNMAKRIVDKFGKDALDVIEENPEALLSINGLGTKTVEKIAKSYKESREFTKISLGLGEYGIQPAQAVKIYKLYGDKSLEVVEENPYTLVEDIYGISFNKADEIAGRIGIEAESEFRIQSGIKYALSVFSNSGSTYVPKDILLENTIKLLDISSELIEENFTTLAFSGEIELDSLDGVPVVYQHFYFQAEQSVTYHIKRIMNGYMPPLAADPDNLINAAEAEERIQLSGDQRRAIRAALTNKITIITGGPGTGKTTIINLIVRIFKQMGISVALAAPTGRAAKRITETSGVEAMTIHRLLEYVYSEDENEMEFGRNADNPLEEDSFIVDEASMIDLMLMDGFLNALQDESRLIIVGDADQLPSVGAGNVLLDMINSDYVPTIRLEEIFRQASESRIVVNAHSINSGEYPESGGRDSDFFFMHRRGEEEIRETIEELVTGRLESYYDFVRGNGDIQVLTPTRKGGLGTASLNEMLQSIINPASEEINERKFGSKVFREGDKVMQIRNNYQMEWQQLGRQSGRGIFNGDMGVINTIDNDNAKMVVDFDGRFVTYDSEEFDELELAYAVTVHKSQGCEFPVVIMPISGFPPMLATRNLLYTAITRGKKLVILVGSEERMQRMIDNNRIDERYTGLEARLREVDMGGLL, from the coding sequence ATGGCAATGACAGAAACCAAGATCGGTAAGATAACGCAAGTAATATACAATAATGAATCCAACGGTTTTGCGATATGCCTTTTCGAGACGGAAGATGAGCAGTTTAAAATCTCTGGGATGTTTCATGCGATAAATCCCGAGATAACGTACAAGCTGGAGGGGAGTTTCAAGATTCACCCGCGTTATGGTGAGCAGTTTAACGTGTCCGCGTACGTGGAACAGCTTCCTGATGATACGGAAGGTATAAGGGTATTTCTTGCATCGGGAGCCATCAGAGGAATAGGTCCTAATATGGCCAAGAGAATTGTCGATAAGTTTGGTAAAGACGCGCTTGATGTAATCGAGGAAAATCCAGAGGCGCTGCTATCCATAAATGGTCTAGGGACTAAGACAGTCGAGAAAATCGCAAAGTCCTACAAGGAGTCAAGGGAATTTACGAAGATTTCACTCGGACTCGGAGAGTATGGAATTCAGCCGGCACAGGCCGTTAAGATATACAAGCTATATGGAGATAAGTCTCTCGAGGTCGTAGAGGAGAATCCCTACACACTAGTCGAAGACATATACGGTATCAGTTTTAATAAAGCGGATGAGATTGCGGGCAGAATTGGAATAGAGGCAGAGAGCGAGTTTAGAATCCAGAGCGGCATCAAGTATGCACTGTCGGTATTTTCGAATAGCGGAAGCACTTATGTACCTAAGGATATTTTGCTTGAAAATACAATAAAGCTACTCGATATCTCGAGTGAGTTAATCGAGGAAAATTTTACGACGCTTGCCTTTAGTGGAGAGATAGAGCTTGATTCACTTGACGGTGTTCCTGTCGTGTATCAGCATTTCTACTTTCAGGCTGAGCAGAGCGTGACGTATCATATCAAGAGGATTATGAATGGCTATATGCCGCCGCTTGCTGCTGACCCAGACAACCTTATCAATGCCGCAGAAGCGGAAGAGAGGATTCAGCTATCTGGTGATCAGAGAAGGGCAATTCGTGCTGCTCTGACCAACAAGATTACGATTATTACGGGTGGACCTGGAACAGGTAAGACAACGATTATCAATCTTATCGTAAGGATTTTCAAACAAATGGGTATCTCGGTAGCACTCGCTGCTCCTACTGGACGTGCGGCTAAGCGTATAACGGAGACCTCTGGGGTTGAGGCGATGACGATACACAGGCTTCTGGAGTACGTGTACTCGGAGGATGAGAACGAGATGGAATTTGGCAGAAATGCAGATAATCCACTCGAAGAGGATTCCTTCATAGTGGATGAGGCCTCGATGATTGACCTTATGCTGATGGACGGCTTTCTGAACGCTCTACAAGATGAGAGCAGACTGATAATAGTTGGCGATGCTGACCAGTTACCATCTGTTGGAGCAGGCAACGTGCTCCTAGATATGATTAACAGTGATTATGTTCCAACTATTAGACTCGAGGAGATATTTAGACAGGCGAGTGAGAGCCGCATCGTTGTGAATGCACACTCGATTAACAGTGGCGAATATCCTGAATCGGGCGGTAGAGATAGCGATTTCTTCTTCATGCACAGAAGAGGCGAAGAAGAGATCAGAGAGACGATCGAAGAACTTGTCACTGGAAGGCTTGAAAGTTACTACGACTTCGTTAGGGGTAATGGTGATATTCAGGTGCTTACACCGACTAGAAAAGGTGGGCTTGGAACTGCTAGCCTTAACGAAATGCTGCAGAGCATAATTAATCCTGCTTCGGAAGAAATAAATGAAAGGAAGTTTGGTTCTAAGGTTTTCCGCGAGGGCGATAAGGTCATGCAGATTAGGAATAACTACCAGATGGAGTGGCAGCAACTCGGTAGGCAGAGTGGTCGAGGTATATTCAACGGTGACATGGGCGTAATCAATACTATAGATAATGATAATGCCAAGATGGTTGTGGATTTTGACGGTAGATTTGTGACCTACGATAGCGAGGAATTCGATGAGCTTGAGCTTGCATATGCGGTAACTGTGCACAAGAGTCAGGGCTGTGAATTCCCAGTTGTAATTATGCCGATATCAGGATTTCCGCCGATGCTAGCGACGAGAAACCTACTATATACAGCAATCACTAGAGGGAAGAAGCTGGTAATACTAGTCGGTTCAGAGGAACGCATGCAAAGGATGATTGACAATAACAGAATAGATGAGCGATATACCGGACTTGAGGCGAGGCTCAGGGAAGTCGATATGGGCGGTCTTTTGTAA
- the nadE gene encoding NAD(+) synthase: MDFDAKKAVDATVKWISDWFQVNGPGCSAIIGISGGKDSSITAALLVQALGKERVIGIMMPNGEQSDMDMALLLINHLGIESHVINIEAAYNGAVKDIESAIGELSKDSLINLAPRLRMATLYAVGQSRNGRVANTCNLSEDWVGYSTRYGDAAGDFSPISSFTTAEIRAMGRVLGVPEVLIEKVPSDGLSGMTDEDKLGFTYEVLDRYIRTGEIENPKTKERIDMLHERNLFKLRYMDSFKYEW; this comes from the coding sequence ATGGATTTTGATGCAAAAAAAGCTGTTGATGCAACCGTAAAATGGATCAGCGATTGGTTTCAGGTGAACGGCCCCGGCTGTAGCGCAATAATCGGGATCAGCGGAGGTAAGGACAGTTCGATAACTGCTGCTCTTCTGGTTCAGGCACTCGGCAAGGAACGAGTAATCGGAATCATGATGCCTAACGGAGAGCAGAGCGATATGGATATGGCGCTGCTCCTGATTAATCACCTCGGCATAGAGAGCCATGTCATCAACATAGAAGCGGCATACAATGGTGCAGTTAAGGACATCGAGAGTGCGATTGGAGAGTTAAGCAAGGATTCTCTTATCAATCTAGCTCCCCGCCTCAGAATGGCAACTCTATACGCTGTCGGTCAGTCGAGAAATGGTAGGGTTGCCAACACCTGCAACCTTTCCGAGGACTGGGTTGGCTACTCAACTAGATACGGAGATGCGGCAGGTGACTTTAGTCCGATTTCATCTTTTACAACTGCCGAAATCCGCGCAATGGGCCGCGTGCTTGGAGTACCCGAAGTCTTGATTGAGAAGGTCCCTTCTGATGGTCTTAGCGGAATGACAGATGAGGATAAGCTCGGCTTCACTTACGAAGTTCTCGACCGCTATATCAGAACTGGCGAAATCGAGAATCCTAAAACTAAGGAGCGAATCGACATGCTTCACGAGCGCAATCTGTTCAAGCTGCGCTATATGGATAGTTTTAAGTATGAGTGGTAG
- a CDS encoding ABC transporter ATP-binding protein, which produces MIKIENLVKKYDNGFTENVIFNGFDVAIEDGEFVAIHGRSGCGKSTLLNIIGLIDSMSEGTYMLDGKDISKLKPSEYAAIRNRDIGFIFQAFHLLQDESVIYNVSLPMKYAKVDKASRKERAEALLKLVGLEGKENNKALQLSGGEMQRVAVARALANNPKYILADEPTGNLDIENRDKIMDLLKTINEKNGSTIIMVTHDEELLKYSDRVINL; this is translated from the coding sequence ATGATAAAGATAGAGAATTTAGTAAAAAAATATGACAATGGATTTACTGAGAATGTAATATTCAATGGATTTGATGTTGCAATTGAAGATGGCGAATTCGTTGCTATACACGGCAGATCAGGATGCGGCAAAAGTACGCTTCTTAATATAATCGGATTGATTGACAGCATGTCAGAGGGCACGTACATGCTTGATGGCAAAGATATTTCTAAACTCAAGCCCAGCGAATATGCAGCGATACGCAATCGCGATATAGGGTTCATATTTCAAGCATTTCATTTGCTTCAAGATGAAAGTGTTATATACAATGTTAGTTTACCTATGAAATATGCAAAGGTCGATAAAGCAAGCCGTAAGGAACGAGCGGAAGCATTACTAAAGCTAGTTGGTTTAGAAGGAAAAGAAAATAACAAGGCTTTACAGCTATCTGGTGGTGAAATGCAGAGAGTAGCTGTCGCAAGGGCTTTAGCGAATAATCCTAAATATATTCTCGCAGACGAACCGACGGGTAATCTCGATATCGAAAACCGAGATAAAATTATGGATCTGCTTAAAACAATTAATGAGAAAAATGGTAGCACTATAATAATGGTCACGCACGATGAAGAGTTGCTTAAATATTCAGATAGAGTTATAAATCTCTAA
- the hisC gene encoding histidinol-phosphate transaminase: MSRFIRDLYKDFKSYTPGEQPKDRKYLKLNTNESPFPPAPAVYQAMRDADMEQMRLYPDPTGRKLKVKMAELYRVQPENVFLSNGSDDILNFAFMAWNDTNDSIVIPDVTYSFYEVVARLHEIKYEIKPLRDDLTVDMEGYIGIDKNIVLPNPNAPTGIALTRTQIEELVRSNPDNVVIIDEAYAGFGAESAIPLTREYDNLLVVQTFSKSRSFAGGRLGFAIGDAALIEDLTKMQYSTNPYAVNAMSLILAEAAVEADDYYQENLQRIIEARDYAANKLNALGFDVLPSQANFLYMKMDGFGGRELYEKLKERGVLVRHFAKPRIDDYIRVTIGTKEQMDELVEIIKAVLADK, encoded by the coding sequence ATGAGCAGATTTATCAGAGATTTATACAAGGACTTCAAGTCATATACGCCGGGCGAGCAGCCCAAGGATAGGAAATATCTCAAGCTCAACACCAACGAGTCGCCGTTCCCACCTGCACCTGCCGTATACCAAGCTATGCGTGATGCTGACATGGAGCAGATGCGCCTTTATCCAGACCCGACAGGCAGGAAACTCAAGGTCAAGATGGCTGAGCTCTACAGAGTGCAGCCAGAGAATGTGTTTCTGTCAAATGGCTCAGACGACATTCTGAACTTCGCTTTCATGGCGTGGAACGACACGAATGACAGTATCGTCATCCCCGATGTTACCTATAGCTTTTACGAGGTTGTGGCACGTCTCCATGAGATAAAGTATGAGATTAAGCCGCTACGTGATGACTTGACTGTAGATATGGAAGGATACATAGGAATAGATAAGAATATAGTTTTGCCTAATCCAAATGCTCCGACTGGAATCGCACTCACCCGTACCCAGATTGAAGAGCTCGTTAGGTCGAATCCCGATAATGTAGTAATTATAGACGAAGCGTATGCAGGCTTCGGTGCTGAATCGGCAATTCCTCTCACTCGTGAGTACGACAATCTGCTTGTCGTGCAGACTTTCTCGAAGTCGAGGAGCTTTGCGGGAGGAAGGCTTGGCTTTGCGATAGGAGATGCTGCTCTTATCGAGGATCTGACCAAGATGCAGTATTCGACAAATCCTTATGCGGTCAACGCTATGTCACTTATTCTGGCAGAGGCGGCAGTTGAAGCGGATGACTACTATCAGGAGAACCTGCAGAGGATCATTGAGGCGAGGGATTATGCAGCGAATAAGCTGAATGCTCTAGGCTTCGATGTACTGCCATCTCAGGCAAATTTTCTTTACATGAAGATGGATGGTTTCGGCGGCCGAGAGCTATACGAGAAGCTTAAGGAACGTGGGGTACTTGTGCGCCACTTTGCTAAACCTAGGATAGATGATTATATAAGAGTAACGATAGGAACCAAGGAGCAGATGGATGAGCTTGTAGAAATTATAAAGGCGGTTTTGGCGGATAAGTAA